The following proteins are co-located in the Echinicola sp. 20G genome:
- a CDS encoding MATE family efflux transporter: MGASKEKTYTEGKIITALTQLAIPIILANVLQTAYQLIDTFWLGRLGANAVAAVSISFPILFLILSLGAGLTLAGTVFVSQHKGANDQSKVNYASSQTVIVVFVVSVFLALIGYFSAGPLMRLIGAGPEVLSDSVSYFKVSALGFVFLFMFFVFQSLMRGIGNVLLPVYVILVTVFLNLILDPLFIYGFGPIPGFGVSGAAVASVITQGLSAVAGMYILWKGKHGIRIHFSEMKFDWPWTKKLFQLGLPSSMEQSARALGMTMMVVLVTSFGSEVVAAYGIGARILSFVIIPALGLAIATTTLVGQNIGARKTKRAEKTGFLSTKIAFFGLTGIGALLFIFAENLVRFFVPNEPQVIHDGALFIKIMGPSFGFLGVQQVINGTFNGAGFTKASMFISFLNLWIIRFPLGYFLAYHTSLAHEGIYWAFPISNWISATVAFVYFKMGYWKKRLV, encoded by the coding sequence ATGGGGGCATCAAAAGAGAAAACATACACCGAAGGCAAGATCATTACTGCATTGACTCAGTTGGCTATTCCGATTATTTTGGCCAATGTATTGCAGACCGCCTATCAGTTGATTGATACTTTTTGGTTGGGGCGCCTTGGTGCCAATGCTGTGGCAGCGGTGAGTATCAGTTTTCCCATTCTCTTTTTGATCCTATCATTAGGGGCTGGCTTGACTTTGGCCGGGACAGTCTTTGTTTCCCAGCATAAAGGAGCCAATGACCAATCTAAAGTGAATTATGCTTCCTCACAGACAGTGATTGTCGTATTTGTGGTGTCTGTATTTTTGGCGTTGATCGGTTATTTCTCTGCAGGTCCATTGATGAGGTTGATTGGTGCTGGCCCAGAGGTCTTGTCTGATTCGGTCTCCTATTTTAAGGTGTCCGCATTGGGTTTTGTCTTCCTCTTTATGTTTTTTGTCTTCCAGTCCTTGATGCGTGGCATTGGTAATGTGCTGTTGCCGGTCTATGTGATTCTGGTGACGGTCTTTTTGAATTTGATTTTGGATCCCCTATTTATTTATGGTTTCGGGCCCATTCCTGGATTTGGGGTATCAGGAGCTGCGGTGGCTAGTGTGATCACACAGGGTTTGTCTGCAGTGGCTGGTATGTATATTCTTTGGAAAGGAAAACATGGGATTAGAATTCATTTTTCAGAAATGAAATTTGATTGGCCATGGACCAAGAAGCTCTTTCAGTTGGGTTTGCCCTCCAGTATGGAACAGTCTGCCCGGGCTTTAGGCATGACCATGATGGTAGTCTTGGTGACCAGTTTTGGCAGTGAAGTAGTGGCAGCTTATGGGATTGGGGCGAGGATTTTGAGTTTTGTGATTATTCCTGCTTTGGGTTTGGCCATTGCAACCACCACTTTGGTGGGGCAGAATATCGGTGCCCGAAAGACCAAAAGAGCTGAGAAGACTGGGTTTTTAAGTACTAAGATTGCTTTTTTTGGTTTGACGGGAATCGGGGCTTTGCTCTTTATATTTGCTGAAAACCTGGTCCGGTTTTTTGTACCCAATGAACCACAGGTAATTCATGACGGGGCGCTGTTTATTAAAATTATGGGGCCAAGTTTTGGCTTTTTGGGAGTACAGCAAGTGATCAATGGCACCTTTAATGGAGCCGGTTTCACCAAAGCGTCCATGTTTATTTCCTTTTTGAACCTTTGGATTATTCGTTTTCCTTTGGGCTATTTCTTGGCCTATCATACCAGCTTGGCACATGAAGGGATTTATTGGGCCTTCCCTATTTCCAATTGGATTTCTGCCACAGTTGCCTTTGTCTATTTCAAAATGGGCTATTGGAAGAAACGTTTGGTTTAG
- the purE gene encoding 5-(carboxyamino)imidazole ribonucleotide mutase: protein MSKQVGIIMGSKSDLPIMSDAAKALEELGVSYELTIVSAHRTPRRMIDYAESARQRGIKVIIAGAGGAAHLPGMVASLTSLPVIGVPIKSSNSIDGWDSILSILQMPGGIPVATVALNGAKNAGILAASIVGAYDAKVAESMDSFKKELKEKVEETARDVELKGWKDTLDD from the coding sequence ATGAGCAAACAGGTAGGAATCATCATGGGGAGCAAATCTGACCTTCCTATTATGTCAGATGCGGCGAAGGCATTGGAAGAATTGGGGGTAAGCTATGAGCTGACCATCGTGTCTGCCCACAGGACACCCAGAAGGATGATCGACTATGCAGAGAGCGCACGCCAGAGAGGGATCAAAGTAATCATAGCAGGTGCTGGGGGTGCTGCGCATCTTCCTGGGATGGTCGCTTCCTTGACCTCATTGCCTGTTATTGGGGTTCCGATCAAGTCTTCCAATAGCATTGATGGCTGGGACAGTATCCTGTCTATTCTTCAGATGCCAGGAGGAATTCCTGTAGCCACAGTAGCCCTAAACGGTGCCAAAAATGCAGGTATTTTGGCTGCTTCTATTGTAGGGGCTTATGATGCTAAGGTGGCCGAAAGTATGGATAGTTTTAAGAAAGAGCTGAAGGAAAAGGTGGAAGAAACCGCCAGGGATGTGGAGTTGAAAGGTTGGAAAGATACCCTGGATGATTGA
- a CDS encoding bifunctional aconitate hydratase 2/2-methylisocitrate dehydratase — MSTYNEYLKQIVEREAQGLHPLPIDGAELLSEIIEQIKDENHEHRKDSLNFFIYNVLPGTTSAASVKAQFLKEIILGKSVVKEISPSFAFEQLSHMKGGPSIDVLLDVALGTDQVIAEEAANVLKTQVFLYEADMERLENAFKKGSPIAKDLLESYAKAEFFTQLPEVEEEIKVVTFVAGVGDISTDLLSPGKEAHSRADRELHGQCMFEFDEVRQKELLELKEAHPDKRVMLLAEKGTMGVGSSRMSGVNNVALWIGKQASPYVPYINIAPIVAGTNGISPIFLTTVGVTGGIGLDLKNWVKQVDDEGNLIVDENGDPILKQTYSVDTGTVLTINTKTKKLYDSEGKELIDISSALTPQKMEFIRAKGSYAVVFGKKLQTFAANTLGIEVPPVYAPSKEVTHKGQGLTAVEKIFNKNAVGTSGATLHAGSYVRVNVNIVGSQDTTGLMTSQELEMMAATVISPIVDAGYQSGCHTASVWDLKAQANTPRLMKFMNDFGLITGRDPKEVYHPLTDVIHKVLNDITIDDWAIIIGGDSHTRMSKGVAFGADSGTVALALATGEASMSIPESVKVTFKGKMADSMDFRDVVHATQAQMLKHFKGENVFQGRIIEVHIGTLLADQAFTFTDWTAEMKAKASICISQPDTLIQSLEIAKSRIKIMIEKGMDNEKQVLQSLIDKANKRIDEIKSGEKPPLAPDENAKYYAEFEVDLDIIDEPMIADPDVNNEDVSRRYTHDTIRELSYYGGDKIIDLGFVGSCMVHKGDIKIVAKMLKNLEELYGKVEFKAPLVVAAPTYNIIEELKEEGDWEILEKYSGFEFNDTAPKTTARTEYENILYLERPGCNLCMGNQEKAEKGDTVMATSTRLFQGRVVADSDRKKGESLLASTPVVVLSAILGRTPTIEEYKYAVKDIKLTQFAPPLGKMTTKPGHLLSF; from the coding sequence ATGAGTACATATAACGAATATTTAAAACAGATTGTTGAAAGGGAAGCCCAAGGGCTTCACCCATTACCAATTGATGGAGCCGAATTGCTCAGTGAAATCATTGAGCAAATCAAAGATGAAAATCACGAACATAGAAAGGACTCTCTTAATTTCTTTATTTATAATGTGTTGCCCGGTACCACAAGTGCTGCAAGTGTAAAGGCTCAGTTTTTAAAAGAGATCATTCTGGGTAAATCTGTTGTAAAAGAAATATCACCTTCCTTTGCTTTCGAACAATTATCGCACATGAAAGGAGGACCTTCTATAGATGTGTTATTAGATGTGGCCTTAGGCACGGATCAGGTTATAGCTGAAGAAGCCGCAAATGTTTTGAAAACGCAAGTTTTCTTGTATGAGGCTGATATGGAGCGCTTAGAAAATGCATTCAAAAAAGGCAGCCCAATTGCGAAAGATCTGCTGGAAAGCTATGCCAAAGCAGAATTTTTTACCCAATTACCCGAAGTAGAGGAAGAAATAAAAGTAGTAACCTTTGTAGCCGGAGTGGGCGATATTTCTACCGATTTGCTCTCACCAGGTAAAGAAGCGCATTCAAGAGCAGACAGAGAGTTACATGGTCAATGTATGTTTGAGTTTGATGAAGTAAGGCAAAAGGAACTACTGGAATTAAAAGAAGCCCACCCAGATAAAAGAGTGATGCTATTGGCCGAAAAAGGTACCATGGGTGTAGGCTCTTCAAGAATGTCCGGGGTAAACAATGTTGCCCTGTGGATTGGAAAACAAGCAAGCCCTTACGTTCCATACATCAATATTGCCCCTATTGTTGCAGGAACAAATGGCATATCTCCTATTTTCTTAACTACTGTTGGCGTTACAGGTGGTATTGGTTTAGATTTGAAAAACTGGGTAAAACAGGTTGATGATGAGGGTAACCTGATCGTGGATGAAAATGGTGACCCTATATTAAAACAAACTTACTCTGTTGATACGGGAACCGTTCTTACAATTAATACAAAAACTAAGAAACTATACGATAGTGAGGGCAAAGAGTTGATTGATATATCTTCCGCTCTTACTCCTCAGAAAATGGAGTTCATAAGAGCCAAAGGGTCTTATGCAGTTGTGTTCGGTAAAAAGCTACAAACTTTTGCAGCCAATACATTAGGAATCGAGGTGCCTCCTGTTTATGCTCCTTCAAAAGAGGTCACGCATAAAGGTCAGGGGCTTACAGCCGTAGAAAAAATATTTAACAAAAATGCAGTGGGTACTTCTGGAGCAACCCTACACGCAGGTTCATATGTTCGGGTCAATGTAAATATTGTAGGTTCGCAGGATACCACGGGGTTGATGACTTCACAGGAGTTAGAGATGATGGCTGCTACGGTGATTTCACCAATTGTTGATGCGGGATATCAATCAGGTTGCCATACGGCCTCTGTTTGGGATTTGAAAGCACAAGCGAATACCCCCAGATTAATGAAGTTTATGAACGACTTTGGTTTAATTACCGGTCGTGATCCTAAGGAAGTTTATCACCCATTAACTGACGTAATCCATAAAGTACTTAACGATATTACTATTGATGATTGGGCGATTATCATTGGAGGTGATTCCCATACAAGAATGTCAAAAGGAGTAGCTTTTGGTGCAGATTCAGGTACGGTAGCGCTTGCTTTAGCTACTGGTGAAGCATCCATGTCCATTCCGGAATCCGTAAAAGTAACTTTTAAGGGAAAAATGGCAGATTCCATGGATTTCCGTGATGTAGTTCACGCTACACAGGCACAGATGCTTAAGCATTTTAAAGGGGAAAATGTATTTCAAGGTAGAATTATAGAAGTACATATTGGTACCCTGCTTGCTGACCAGGCATTTACCTTTACGGATTGGACGGCAGAAATGAAAGCAAAAGCATCTATTTGTATTTCGCAACCTGATACGCTTATTCAGTCTTTAGAAATAGCCAAGAGCCGAATCAAAATAATGATTGAAAAAGGCATGGACAATGAAAAGCAGGTGCTTCAAAGTCTTATTGACAAAGCAAATAAAAGGATTGATGAGATTAAGTCTGGAGAAAAACCTCCTTTGGCTCCGGATGAAAATGCTAAATATTATGCAGAATTTGAGGTTGACTTAGATATCATTGATGAGCCGATGATTGCTGACCCGGATGTAAACAATGAAGATGTTTCCAGACGTTACACTCATGACACTATTCGGGAATTATCTTACTATGGTGGTGATAAAATAATCGACCTTGGTTTTGTAGGCTCTTGTATGGTTCACAAAGGCGATATTAAGATAGTAGCCAAAATGTTGAAAAACTTGGAAGAATTGTACGGCAAAGTAGAGTTCAAAGCACCACTTGTAGTAGCCGCTCCAACATATAACATCATTGAGGAACTAAAAGAAGAAGGTGATTGGGAAATATTGGAGAAATACTCTGGTTTTGAATTTAATGATACTGCTCCAAAAACAACTGCTCGAACAGAATACGAAAATATATTGTATTTGGAGCGCCCTGGGTGCAACCTTTGCATGGGTAACCAAGAAAAAGCAGAAAAAGGAGACACAGTTATGGCTACTTCCACTCGCTTATTTCAAGGGCGGGTTGTAGCAGATTCTGACCGTAAGAAAGGAGAATCTTTATTAGCTTCAACTCCAGTTGTAGTACTGTCTGCTATTCTCGGAAGGACACCAACTATAGAAGAGTATAAATATGCCGTGAAAGATATTAAGCTGACTCAGTTTGCCCCACCACTTGGTAAAATGACGACCAAGCCTGGGCACTTACTTTCCTTTTAG
- a CDS encoding IS110 family transposase — MEQEPIIMDVVNPQAAGIDVGSRSHWVAVGQSEKDVREFGVFNQDLFAMAAWLEEKNIRTVALESTGTYWQNLYAVLMARGFHLVLCNGKFTKNIKGKKTDIKDCQWIQKLHTLGLLTSSFLPDGKTEELRTYCRQRGNLLRSVASTSKKMQKNLRLLNLRLDVVVKDICGLTGLLIIRSICSGETDPKKLASLRHGNCRKSSEEIARALESNGRKDYLFALKQELDTYDHLQGKIAACDREIEKVLDEIINSDDNKRQHHIDAKPYKRLNKNTPKDIDLNLKAYQMFEGTDLMAIEGMSYSTVLALMSEVGMEGIKKFRTAKHFASWLRLAPNNRVSGGKVLSSKVPKGSNRLKIALRNAANAIGNLKDSTPLRDFFHRINFRKGRVSAVSATARKLAVIIWNMVVKGVPYTNPEGYLFLDQKRKMGLVKRIKKQIDKFGLTNEDLGLETVPI; from the coding sequence ATGGAACAGGAACCTATCATCATGGATGTCGTCAACCCGCAGGCAGCGGGCATTGACGTAGGCAGTCGTTCACATTGGGTGGCTGTGGGGCAGTCCGAAAAGGACGTGCGTGAATTTGGGGTATTCAACCAGGACCTGTTCGCCATGGCGGCTTGGTTGGAGGAGAAAAATATCAGGACAGTGGCCCTGGAGAGTACGGGCACCTACTGGCAGAACCTGTACGCTGTGCTTATGGCAAGGGGATTCCACCTGGTTCTCTGCAACGGCAAGTTTACCAAGAACATCAAGGGGAAAAAGACCGACATCAAGGACTGCCAATGGATCCAGAAACTGCATACCCTTGGGCTTTTGACCAGTAGTTTTCTTCCCGATGGCAAAACTGAAGAGCTGAGGACCTATTGCAGGCAAAGGGGCAACCTTCTCCGTTCGGTAGCATCCACCTCCAAGAAGATGCAGAAGAACCTGAGGCTGCTGAACCTGAGGTTGGACGTGGTGGTCAAGGATATTTGCGGCCTGACAGGACTTTTGATCATCCGGTCTATCTGTTCGGGAGAAACCGATCCAAAGAAGCTGGCCTCGCTCAGGCATGGAAACTGCCGGAAAAGCAGCGAAGAAATCGCCAGGGCACTGGAGAGCAATGGAAGGAAGGACTACCTGTTCGCCCTGAAGCAGGAACTTGATACCTATGACCACCTTCAGGGGAAAATAGCAGCATGTGACAGGGAAATAGAGAAGGTACTCGACGAGATCATCAATTCGGATGACAACAAGAGACAGCACCACATCGATGCCAAGCCCTACAAGAGGCTGAACAAAAACACCCCAAAGGACATTGACCTCAACCTGAAGGCTTACCAGATGTTCGAGGGGACCGACCTGATGGCCATTGAAGGGATGAGCTATTCCACGGTTCTTGCCCTGATGAGCGAAGTGGGGATGGAAGGCATCAAGAAGTTCAGGACCGCCAAGCACTTTGCCTCATGGCTCAGGCTGGCCCCGAACAACAGGGTAAGCGGCGGCAAGGTGCTCTCAAGCAAAGTACCAAAAGGCAGCAACAGGCTGAAAATCGCATTGCGCAATGCGGCCAATGCCATTGGCAACCTTAAGGATTCCACACCCCTCAGGGATTTTTTCCACAGGATCAACTTCAGGAAGGGAAGGGTCTCGGCCGTAAGTGCCACGGCAAGAAAGCTTGCCGTCATCATCTGGAACATGGTAGTGAAGGGAGTCCCCTACACCAACCCGGAAGGATACCTCTTTCTGGACCAGAAAAGAAAGATGGGGCTTGTCAAGAGGATAAAGAAACAAATCGATAAATTCGGGCTTACAAATGAGGATTTGGGGCTGGAAACAGTCCCTATTTAA
- a CDS encoding DUF3127 domain-containing protein, producing the protein MEITGKIIQVLPEQSGNGRNGTWRKRDYVLETEGQYPKKVCMTVWGDKIDQFNMQQGDAVKAGIEIESREYNSRWYTDVKVWRVDKQGDSPAGGQASAGSPEVTTFNDDSGEDILPF; encoded by the coding sequence ATGGAAATTACTGGTAAAATCATTCAAGTCCTTCCGGAACAATCTGGAAACGGAAGAAACGGAACTTGGAGAAAAAGAGACTATGTCCTAGAGACCGAAGGACAGTATCCTAAAAAAGTTTGCATGACAGTTTGGGGTGACAAGATCGATCAATTCAACATGCAGCAGGGTGATGCGGTAAAAGCCGGAATCGAGATCGAAAGTCGCGAATATAACAGCCGTTGGTACACAGATGTGAAAGTTTGGAGAGTGGACAAGCAAGGAGACAGCCCAGCTGGTGGACAGGCAAGTGCAGGCTCACCGGAAGTCACTACATTCAATGATGACAGTGGAGAAGATATTTTGCCTTTCTAA
- the xerA gene encoding site-specific tyrosine recombinase/integron integrase — MKTKNRITLTVFNQKLVLRMPENQKDIQFVKGLKFNRWNTRERVWEITHYSDNLDKLKAYFGDRLELIENPSHKISDVTLVRHKKIIQLVKGPSNRIKVIFAYNQELIELMRAIPYSRWDGRNKWWTAPYSESIMSKIKESAFCMGAEVKEIEEREDKSHKRKKTAPKDVINYKSVPDEYRNKLIELRYSENTLKVYCSLFEEFINFYPHKEYKDISEKEIIVFLRYLVTDRLVSISYQNQSINAIKFYYEKVLGGQRKFYFIDRPIKEKTLPVVCSEEEIASIIKSINNIKHKAIVMTIYSAGLRISELINLKITDIDSSRMQVRIRQSKGKKDRYTLLSSKTLEVLREYFKKEKPYHYLFEGQRSTVDKPKPYSSRSIQSILKAAVKRAGIKKQVTAHTLRHSFATHLLENGTDIRYIQSLLGHESPKTTQIYTHVTTKGFSSIKSPLEGLDI; from the coding sequence ATGAAGACGAAAAATAGAATTACACTTACAGTATTTAATCAAAAATTGGTTTTACGCATGCCTGAAAACCAAAAGGACATTCAATTTGTAAAGGGGCTGAAATTTAACAGATGGAATACAAGAGAAAGGGTTTGGGAGATCACCCATTACTCGGACAATCTTGATAAGCTGAAGGCCTATTTTGGAGATCGGCTGGAGCTTATTGAAAATCCTAGCCATAAGATTTCAGATGTAACCTTAGTCCGACATAAAAAGATCATTCAGTTAGTCAAAGGGCCTTCGAACCGAATAAAAGTGATTTTTGCGTATAATCAAGAGCTGATTGAATTAATGAGGGCTATTCCTTATAGTAGGTGGGACGGAAGGAATAAATGGTGGACTGCACCCTATTCTGAGTCCATAATGTCCAAGATCAAGGAATCGGCTTTTTGTATGGGGGCAGAAGTGAAAGAAATTGAGGAAAGGGAGGATAAATCACACAAAAGAAAAAAAACAGCGCCAAAAGATGTGATTAATTATAAAAGTGTCCCGGATGAGTACCGTAATAAACTAATTGAGCTTCGGTATAGCGAGAATACCCTAAAGGTTTATTGTTCCCTATTCGAGGAATTTATCAATTTTTATCCCCACAAAGAGTATAAGGATATTTCTGAGAAGGAAATAATCGTTTTTTTACGGTATTTGGTCACTGATCGGTTAGTATCAATATCCTATCAAAACCAGTCCATTAACGCCATCAAATTTTATTATGAAAAAGTCTTGGGAGGTCAACGGAAGTTTTACTTTATAGACCGGCCTATCAAAGAAAAGACGCTGCCGGTGGTTTGCAGTGAAGAAGAAATTGCGTCTATTATTAAATCAATAAACAATATAAAGCACAAAGCTATTGTCATGACGATCTATTCCGCAGGATTACGGATCAGTGAATTGATTAATCTGAAGATTACAGATATTGATTCAAGCAGAATGCAGGTAAGGATAAGGCAAAGCAAAGGAAAGAAAGACCGATATACGCTTTTGTCGTCCAAAACATTGGAGGTTTTAAGGGAGTATTTCAAGAAGGAGAAGCCTTACCATTATCTTTTCGAGGGACAAAGAAGTACGGTAGATAAACCAAAGCCCTATTCTTCAAGGAGCATACAGAGCATTTTAAAGGCCGCAGTGAAAAGAGCAGGAATCAAAAAGCAGGTAACTGCACACACCCTAAGGCATTCCTTTGCTACCCATTTACTGGAAAACGGGACAGATATTAGGTATATCCAAAGTTTGCTAGGTCATGAAAGTCCGAAAACCACTCAAATTTATACACATGTGACGACCAAGGGTTTTTCTTCTATTAAAAGCCCTTTAGAAGGGTTGGATATTTAA
- a CDS encoding ATP-dependent RecD-like DNA helicase, which translates to MAFSIKDYLYQEFSAQGLDTSNEAFIHALEVALFSDRSLFLTGKAGTGKTTFLHTLRKLNRDKNMAVVAPTGVAAINAKGKTIHSFFKIDPRQIFLPGDPRLQPKAKEKGMSIFEQFQYRKKHRDLLNRMDILVIDEVSMVRVEILDVIDQLLRVYRKRMHLPFGGVQMIFIGDPFQLPPVVRNTDWEHLASHYQSRFFFSSHAFKALQPIHIELQKIYRQKDERFKDILNRIRESDHSEEDLRILNATASKYRFELLDQEYILIGTHNATIAEINKQKLAELKKEPRTYPAEIKDDFPMNMVPFDPIDLTLKLGAQVIFMRNNAEGRYYNGMIGKVSKMENDLIEVEDHRGFIYEVRRETWENVEFVYNEAEEHLEAKIIGTFTQFPLKLAWAITVHKSQGLTFERAILDISRSFEAGQAYVALSRCTNLEGLVLKSPIGVQSVKVSPDSLDFSRQRLAAEQIEKELEMARAMQLLKHAFRAFKQGEYELAQQMFDEVQAVHDVTTYPKWQQFLKLKDQLEDRFYCRN; encoded by the coding sequence ATGGCTTTTTCCATCAAAGATTATCTCTACCAGGAATTCTCAGCCCAAGGCTTGGATACCAGCAATGAGGCATTTATCCATGCTTTGGAGGTGGCTTTGTTTTCTGATAGGTCTTTGTTTCTCACAGGAAAAGCAGGAACAGGCAAAACTACCTTTCTCCATACCCTGAGGAAACTTAATCGGGATAAAAATATGGCAGTGGTCGCGCCAACAGGAGTGGCGGCAATCAATGCCAAGGGAAAGACCATTCATTCATTTTTCAAGATCGATCCCCGGCAGATATTTTTGCCTGGCGATCCTCGCTTGCAGCCTAAGGCCAAGGAAAAGGGCATGTCCATCTTTGAGCAGTTCCAGTACCGTAAAAAACACCGAGACCTTTTGAACCGCATGGATATTTTGGTGATTGATGAGGTTTCTATGGTTCGGGTGGAGATTTTGGATGTGATCGATCAATTATTGAGGGTGTACCGAAAGAGGATGCACCTGCCCTTTGGAGGGGTGCAGATGATCTTTATCGGTGACCCTTTCCAATTGCCTCCTGTGGTGAGAAACACCGATTGGGAGCATTTGGCGTCTCATTATCAGTCGAGATTTTTCTTTTCTTCGCATGCCTTTAAAGCCCTTCAGCCGATTCATATTGAATTGCAAAAAATATACAGGCAAAAAGATGAGCGTTTTAAGGATATTCTCAATAGAATCCGCGAAAGTGACCACTCGGAGGAAGATTTACGGATTCTAAATGCGACAGCCAGTAAATACCGATTCGAGCTGTTGGATCAGGAGTATATCCTTATTGGCACACACAATGCCACCATCGCCGAAATCAATAAACAGAAACTGGCAGAGCTCAAGAAGGAGCCACGCACCTATCCTGCCGAAATCAAGGATGATTTTCCAATGAACATGGTCCCTTTTGATCCGATTGATCTGACTTTGAAGTTGGGCGCACAAGTGATCTTTATGCGGAACAATGCTGAGGGAAGATACTATAATGGCATGATCGGGAAAGTTTCCAAGATGGAGAATGACTTGATTGAAGTGGAAGACCATCGGGGTTTTATCTATGAAGTGCGCAGGGAGACATGGGAAAATGTGGAGTTTGTCTATAACGAGGCAGAAGAGCATTTGGAAGCCAAAATCATTGGAACTTTTACCCAGTTTCCGCTAAAATTGGCTTGGGCCATTACTGTTCACAAAAGCCAGGGGCTTACTTTTGAAAGGGCCATTTTGGATATCAGCAGGTCATTTGAAGCTGGGCAGGCCTATGTGGCCTTGAGTCGGTGCACCAACTTGGAAGGTTTGGTACTGAAGTCCCCCATAGGAGTTCAAAGTGTCAAAGTGAGCCCGGATAGTCTGGACTTTAGTCGTCAGCGACTGGCCGCAGAGCAGATTGAAAAAGAATTGGAAATGGCAAGGGCCATGCAGCTGTTGAAGCATGCCTTCCGGGCATTTAAGCAGGGAGAATATGAATTGGCCCAGCAGATGTTTGATGAAGTGCAGGCCGTTCATGATGTGACCACTTACCCCAAATGGCAGCAGTTTTTAAAGCTAAAAGATCAGTTGGAGGATCGGTTTTATTGTAGGAATTAA